DNA from Anaerolineales bacterium:
GGGGGTACAGCCCTCGCTCGCGGCGCTTGGCCGCAACAAGCGGCCGAAATGTCCGCCTCCCTGGCGCGCGCCGCAGGTCCGGCGCTGCTGGGCTTGGGCGCCATCCTAGTCTGGAAGGCAGGCATCGACCGTCCGGATGGGCGGCTGTCCCTTACCGTCCTCGACAGCGAACGCGGCCAGGGGGTTCTGCTCACCTCGCCCACGGGCCGGACCCTGCTGGTCGGAGGCGGCGCCGACCCGGCCGAGCTGCGCCAGGCGATTGGAAGACGGCTGCCGCTCTTGGATCGCAGCCTGGACTGGCTGATCCTGGGATCGTCTGACTCGGACTCGCTCACCGGGCTGAACGGCATTTCCCAGCACGTGAGGGTCGACGGTGTGCTCATCTGTGGAACGCGTCGGCCGCGCTCGCTCAGCTTGTTGGAAGCAGAGTTGGCCGGCGATGGGGCCGCTATTGAATCGGCGGCACCAGGCCAACGCTTCGATCTAGGCATGGGGGCGGCGCTGGAGGTGCTGGCCGTCAGCGAGCACGGCTGCCTGCTGCTGGCGCAATTTGGCCGGGCGCGCTTTCTGCTGGCGCCCGGCGCAGACCCGGACCTGATCCAGGCACAGATGCATCCCGCCGCGCCGCCGGCGTTGACGGGGTACGTTGCCGCCTCCGGCGGCCACCTTGCCGTCAATCCTCCCGAGTGGATCGAGGCCCTGTCTCCTCGGGCGGTTGTCCTGGCGGGAGACCCCGCCCCCGCCGCCGAGAATCCCGCCCTCCGGACGGTGGCCAATAGCCGCGGCATCCGGTTGATTGACACCATGACCTACGGCTGGGTATGGATGGAGACGGATGGGGAACGGCTCTGGATCTCGACCGAGCGCGGAGCTCCTTGACGAGCGGCAGCCCCCTCCGCGCCACTGCAGAGCACCTCCGTCTGCCTCCCGGGCCGGCCAGGGGGCCGGAGCAATCCATCAGCGAGCCATGCGAGGTGCCGGCGGGGATCGGGGAGCCAACCGGCGGCCTCCGGCGGATCAATACAAGCGCGCCTCGCTCTCGACCCTGCGCAGCACGGCTAGGACCAGACCGGAGACGACGAGCAGGATCGAGGCCAGCGCCAGGGCGATGCCGATGTCCTGCTGAAATCCGATGAAGATCGCCAACGGCATGGTCTGGGTGCGCCCGGGCAGATTGCCGGCGAACAAGATCGTGGCGCCAAACTCCCCCAGAGCTCGTGCCCAGCACAACACCAATCCGGCGAACAGCGCCCGCCCGGTCAGCGGGAACATGACGTGCCGGAACAGCTGCCACTGGCTGGCGCCTTCCGTGTAGGCGGCCTCCTCAATCTGCACATCCACACTGTTGAACCCGATGCGGGCGGCGCGAATGAACAATGGCGCGGCCACGAAGACCTGGGCCAGCACCACGGCCGCAGTCGTGAACGGCAGGCTGATCCCCAGCTGTGCCAACGCCGCTCCGATCAGGCTGCGCCGCCCAAAGGCGGCCAGCAGAGCGATGCCCGCCACCGCCGGCGGCAGGACGATCGGAAGGTCCACCAGGACTTCGAGCCAGGTTCTCCCCGGAAAGCGATTGCGGGCCAGCAGGTAGGCGAGCGGCATTCCCAGGATCAGGGCGGCAGCGGTCGCCAGGCTAGAGGTCCACGCGCTCAGGCGCAGGGCGGCCTGAACGGTCGGGTCCGCCAGGAATCGCAGCGGGTCGGAGGTCAGGCCGCGCCAGAGCAGCATCAGCACCGGCACCGCCAGCACCAAGACCATCAGGCCTGCCAACAGGACGAACAGCGCCACCGGTCGGCCGCGGGCTGCGACCAGCGTGCGATCTGGCGAGGCGTCCGGACTGCGGCGGGAGGGACTACGGCCCAACAGGGAGGAAGCCTCCTTGCTCAAGCAGCCGCTGCCCATGCGCCGAGCGGACCAGCTCGACGAAGTCTACTGCGGCCATCGGGTTCTCGGCGGCGCGCAGCGGGGCGATCGGGTACGCCGCCCGCACATTGAACTCCGCCGGAATCTCGACCACCCGTAGTTCGGGAGCCGCTTGGGCGTCAGACCGGTATACCCAGCCGGCATCCGCCTCCCCCAGCTGAACCTTCGCCAAGACCTGGCGCACGTTGTCCTCTTGCGAGACCACGTTGGCGAACACGTCCTCCGCAAAGTCCGCGCCCAGCACCGATTCCAGGCTCTCGATCACCCGGCGGGCATAGTCTCCAGCTGGCACCCCGGGCGCGACCATCACCACCTTCACCCCGGGATGGGCGAGGTCCTTCAGGGACGCGACCGCGGTCGAGCTTTGCGGGGCGACGACGACGACCATGTCGTTGGCGGTGAAGACCTGCCCCGCGCCCGCCTCCACCAGCCCTGCGGCGATCAACGGCCGCATCTCCTTCTCGCTGGCAAACGCAACGACGTCGGCGGGCGCCCCCTCCTCCAATTGCGTTCGCAGGGCGGACGAGGCGGCGAAGTTGAAAACCAGCTGGGTGTCCGGATG
Protein-coding regions in this window:
- a CDS encoding ABC transporter permease, whose amino-acid sequence is MGRSPSRRSPDASPDRTLVAARGRPVALFVLLAGLMVLVLAVPVLMLLWRGLTSDPLRFLADPTVQAALRLSAWTSSLATAAALILGMPLAYLLARNRFPGRTWLEVLVDLPIVLPPAVAGIALLAAFGRRSLIGAALAQLGISLPFTTAAVVLAQVFVAAPLFIRAARIGFNSVDVQIEEAAYTEGASQWQLFRHVMFPLTGRALFAGLVLCWARALGEFGATILFAGNLPGRTQTMPLAIFIGFQQDIGIALALASILLVVSGLVLAVLRRVESEARLY
- the modA gene encoding molybdate ABC transporter substrate-binding protein, which gives rise to MQPSQSEERKPRWGVARRWRPTPKEGAGNWVWHALAVGVLAWAAAACAPPREAPPAQAPAEASTLTVFAAASLTDAFQAIGEVFEQAHPDTQLVFNFAASSALRTQLEEGAPADVVAFASEKEMRPLIAAGLVEAGAGQVFTANDMVVVVAPQSSTAVASLKDLAHPGVKVVMVAPGVPAGDYARRVIESLESVLGADFAEDVFANVVSQEDNVRQVLAKVQLGEADAGWVYRSDAQAAPELRVVEIPAEFNVRAAYPIAPLRAAENPMAAVDFVELVRSAHGQRLLEQGGFLPVGP